Proteins encoded together in one Cardiocondyla obscurior isolate alpha-2009 linkage group LG07, Cobs3.1, whole genome shotgun sequence window:
- the LOC139103864 gene encoding uncharacterized protein — MRENQFHVVLQSNSSMRHYNKTSSFTTKLPQTIALHGEWEVALTEIQFPSTFVHLKKEDNILHFIDFVPTKFLHRGEALPKTKEYEIPNGMYKDIHELCDELNKASKEVKSHFYFEAEPRNALRVCFSLTCHENDTEKCRLSHGVNMSDNLYRILGISSAAGIQKDSLLVEQITLIHHNKLRLYKQYFLKFGLRDEEGKRAVSSLCANEPFSLARGIPNKMFVYCDICEPYVVGDVRAPLLRVVPIECHGSDYIYGASQVKYFSPLQYIPLRQTNFRRIEINIKDELGERIPFLSGTLIVTLHFRRYQ; from the coding sequence ATGAGGGAGAACCAATTTCACGTAGTTCTTCAGAGCAATAGCAGCATGCGACATTACAATAAAACTTCAAGTTTCACCACGAAATTACCGCAAACTATAGCCCTGCACGGTGAATGGGAAGTAGCGCTTACAGAGATACAATTTCCCTCTACTTTTGTACATTTGAAAAAAGAGGACAATATACTCCACTTCATTGATTTCGTGCCCACTAAGTTCCTACACAGGGGCGAGGCGCTCCCTAAAACAAAAGAATATGAAATACCTAATGGCATGTACAAAGATATCCACGAACTCTGCGACGAGCTGAACAAAGCGTCTAAAGAGGTTaaatctcatttttatttcgaggcTGAACCTCGTAACGCTTTGCGCGTTTGTTTCAGTTTAACTTGTCATGAAAACGATACAGAGAAATGTAGACTTTCTCACGGGGTAAATATGAGCGATAATCTATATCGAATTCTCGGTATCTCTAGTGCAGCTGGAATACAAAAAGACAGTTTACTTGTCGAACAAATCACACTAATTCatcataataaattacgtCTTTATAAAcagtattttctcaaattcggTCTTCGCGACGAAGAGGGAAAGCGTGCGGTTTCGAGCCTCTGCGCTAACGAGCCTTTCAGCCTAGCGCGCGGAATTccaaataaaatgtttgtttACTGTGACATTTGTGAGCCTTACGTCGTCGGAGATGTGAGGGCTCCTCTTCTTCGAGTAGTTCCTATCGAGTGCCATGGCAGTGATTACATCTATGGTGCGTctcaagtaaaatatttttctcctctGCAGTATATTCCGCTGCGACAAACAAATTTTCGccgaattgaaataaatataaaagatgaACTCGGAGAAAGAATACCATTTCTTTCCGGTACGCTGATCGTGACGCTGCATTTTAGACGTTACCAGTAA
- the LOC139104033 gene encoding uncharacterized protein F54H12.2-like → MSFLYTHSNECLKSELDFFSLPPTQISIESSQWIYNKPVTSLTDDSLIQFVIPGHKEDYLDLTHTMLSLRIKVETTALSGAAGTSTVSTGGSTVYKVGPVNHLLHSIFNQIDVYFNQKLVSPPNNAYAYCAYIEALLNYSSAAKTSHLTSCLWDTDTPGMMDEHTTSVTPNPALVRRAKYILDGRELDLLGHLHCDVFNQDKFLINGVEVRLRLVRSKDAFCLIENTTESKIRILDASLLVRRAKISPAMLLSHARMLSKTTAKYPLTRVEVKTFTIHSGLVGESIDNVILGQLPKRIIVGFVDNQAFNGDRKLNPFNFKNYNINYFSLYADGIQIPSKPLQPSFDKDKTLFVEAYHTLFSGTGIHFLNEGNSISREDYSQGFTLFVFDLTPDLSANCAGHWNLVKHGSCGGRDDNPVNWHSARHDKCSPAYTSVCRKARKLGGGKAPGPTDNSRGRQAS, encoded by the coding sequence ATGTCCTTTCTTTACACGCACTCGAACGAGTGTTTAAAAAGCGAGCTtgattttttctctttaccaCCCACTCAAATAAGTATCGAAAGCTCGCAATGGATTTATAACAAACCGGTAACGTCGCTAACCGACGACTCACTTATACAATTTGTTATACCCGGACACAAAGAAGACTACCTAGATCTCACACATACCATGTTGAGTCTACGTATAAAGGTAGAAACCACTGCTCTATCAGGTGCCGCAGGAACATCAACAGTTTCTACAGGAGGAAGTACCGTGTACAAAGTAGGCCCCGTAAATCATTTGCTCCATTCCATATTCAACCAAATCGACGTATATTTCAATCAAAAACTCGTGTCACCGCCAAACAACGCCTACGCTTACTGCGCCTACATCGAGGctctattaaattattcttcagCCGCAAAAACCTCCCATCTGACATCATGTCTGTGGGACACAGACACCCCTGGTATGATGGACGAGCATACGACCTCGGTTACTCCGAATCCCGCTCTAGTAAGACGCGCAAAGTACATCCTCGATGGGCGCGAGCTAGACCTTCTAGGTCATCTTCACTGCGACGTTTTTAACCAAGACAAGTTTTTAATCAACGGAGTAGAAGTCAGATTGAGACTTGTTCGCTCGAAAGACGCGTTTTGTCTTATAGAAAACACCACGGAATCGAAAATACGTATTCTCGACGCTAGTCTCCTCGTCAGAAGAGCGAAAATAAGCCCCGCGATGCTACTCTCTCATGCACGAATGCTGAGTAAAACAACCGCTAAATATCCGCTTACCAGAGTCGAGGTTAAAACGTTCACCATTCACTCTGGCCTAGTGGGCGAGTCGATAGATAATGTGATACTCGGACAACTCCCAAAACGCATCATAGTAGGCTTCGTCGACAACCAGGCGTTTAACGGCGacagaaaattaaatccgtttaatttcaaaaattacaatataaattatttctcgctaTATGCAGACGGCATACAAATTCCTAGCAAACCGTTACAGCCGAGCTTTGACAAAGACAAGACACTTTTCGTCGAGGCTTATCACACTCTCTTCTCTGGCACCGGAATTCACTTTTTGAACGAAGGTAATTCTATAAGCAGAGAGGATTATTCGCAAGGATTCActctttttgtttttgatCTCACGCCTGACTTATCCGCCAATTGTGCTGGACATTGGAATCTCGTAAAACATGGTAGTTGTGGCGGCCGAGATGACAATCCGGTAAATTGGCACTCGGCGCGCCACGACAAATGCAGCCCGGCGTACACGAGCGTATGCCGGAAGGCCCGGAAGCTCGGTGGGGGAAAAGCTCCGGGCCCGACTGATAACAGCCGCGGCCGCCAGGCATCGTAA